TGTGCGTTCGTGGAATATGGGGTTGGCTGCAATCTGGATTGCAGCCTTGCTGTCACAGTATAGATCAATAGGAACTTCAACCTCCACTCCTAATTCTTTGTATAGACCTGTTAACCAGGTTAATTCAGTCACTACTGAAGCCATGCTTCTGAACTCTGCTTCTGCAGAACTCCTTGCCGCAGTGTCTTGCTTCTTTGACTTCCAAGAGACTAAGGCATTTTCAAACTTCACTAGATAACCTGTAACAGACTTTCTAGTCTACAGACAGCCTCCCCAGTCTGAGTCACAGTAGGCTCTTAGTTTTCCATAGCTTTCAGAGGGCATCAACAATCCTAGGCCAAGTGCACTCTTGATGTACCTTACTACTCTTAGTGCAACTTCCATATGAGATTGCTTGGGCTTATGCATAAACTGGCTAAGGAGTTGAACAGCAAAGGCAATGTCTGCTCTGGTCATTGTCAAATACAGAAGTCTCCCTACTAGCCTTTGATATTGGCTAGCATCAGGTAGAAGATGATCTGTATCTGCATTGTCTTTGTCTGTGCTTTGAGTGTTGATGAAGCTGTCATAGTCTGCAGAGGTGAGCTTTTGATTGTGCTTTAATGGAGCACTAACAGGTTTAGCTCCTCCAAGTCACAGCTCAACAATTAGTTCTAGAGCATATTTTCTCTGATTCATGATAATAGCCTCCCTTGATCTGGCAAACTCAATGCCTAAGAAAAACTTGAGCTCACCAAGATATTTCATCTTGAACTTGAGTTGTAGATCACATCTAGCCTACAGAATAAGCTGAGGACAACTCCTTGTAACCAAAaggtcatcaacatagactaagACAAGAACCAGTCTGTCCTGCACTTTCTTAGTGAATAAGGAGTAATCAAAATGACTATGAGTGAAACCAATCTGTAGCAAGGCATCAATTAGCTTCTTGTTCCACTGTCGTGGTGCCTGTTTGAGGCCATATAATGATTTGTGTAATCGATAAACTTTGCCTGTCCCTCCCTGGGTAGAAAAACCTTGTGGGATGTCCATGTACACTTCTTCAAGCAAATCCCCTTGAAGAAAGGCATTGTGCACATCCATTTGAAAGATGTATCAATGCTTAGCAGTTGCAACTGCTATAACTGACCTGACTGTGACCATCTTGGCCACAGGGGAGAAAGTTTATGTATAGTCAAGCCCTTCTTGCTGATTGTAACCTTTAGCCACTATCCTTGCTTTGTATCTTTCTACTACTCCTGAGGCTGTATATTTGATTTTAAAAATCCATTTGTATCCAATAGGCACCTTTCCTTCTGGCAAATCAACAATGCTCCAAGTCTTGTTCTCCTCTAGTGTTGTGATTTCTCACTTCATAGCAGCAATCCATTTAGGATTCTGAACTGCTTCATTATAGGACTGTGGTTCAATAATAGATGAGTAGACATTGAGTGCAGCACTATAGGCAGAAGAAATATTGTTGTAGCTCACATAGTTTGATATGGGATAATAATAGTTGGACTTGCCATGAGTTGAAACCACAAAGTCCTTCATCCACAGTGGTGGTTTAGACATTCTTAGAGATTTTCTGCTAGGTACTTCATGATGAGGCACTAGTGCTGAGGCCTCAGTAGAGGACTCTATATCTGGTGATGTACTGGTGTTTGAAGCAGCTGATAAGTTTGGAATTTCAGCAGATACTAAGGGATCAGCAGGTTGTGCATTAGATAGGTCTATAGTATTTTGAGGAGATACTGTTATATTGCTTCCAGAACTAGTGTTAGGGGAGAAATCTAAAATAGGAAATACTGATGATATGGGATAGATAGTGTGTCTGGAGGGATAGACATCCTCCTTGAACACCACATCTCTACTGACTATAAATTTCCTGGAGACTAGTGTATACATCTTATAGCCCTTTTGAACCATAGAATATTCAAGAAAAACTGCAGGAACAGCTCTAGGAGCAAATTTATGAGTGAGAGAAGCAGGAACACTATGCAATATTTCATATGGCGTTCTACCTTTAAGAGTTGAGGTAGGTAGCCTGCTTATAAGATAAGCTACAGTAGTAACACATTCTCCCCAGAATCTGAGTGGAACTGAGGCTTGGAATCTGAGTGTCCTTGCTATATTGAGTATATGCTTGTGCCTTCTCTCAactactccattctgttgtggagtGTAAACACAAGAGCTTTGATGAGTGATGCCTAGTGACTTGAGCAGTTCTGTCATTTGAGTATTAAAACACTCACAACCATTGTCTGTTCTTAGGACTTTGACAGTAGAGGAATGAATAGTTTTAACCATTAAGAAGAATTTCCTAAGAACCATAATTACTTCAGCTTTTGAGGGTAATAGATACAGCCATGTGAATCTAGAATGATCATCAGCTATAGTTAAAAAAATATCTCTTCCCATCACAGGTAGGTAACCTGTAAGGGCCCCACACATCAACATGAATGATATCAAAGTTAGAATGAGCAGTGGAAGTACTCAGAGGAAAGGGTAATCTTGTTTGCTTAGCAACTAGGCAGACAGTACAATGGTGTTCAGTatcatcaaatttcacagacTGAAATTCACTTACTTTCTTCAGTATATCCAAAGGTATATGACCTAGCCTCCTATGCCATAGGGCAACATTTATTCTAGTATACTCAGTGGTATTTACAGTGAGAGATTTTGGAACAGAACTTAAATTTCTTGTAGTAGGTGCATCCTCCATTGCTTGTATTATACTCCGAGATGTGAGCACATACAATCCATAGTCTTCCTTACCAATCCCCTTCACCTGTCCACTGAAGAGATCCTAAAATATACAAAATTCAAGAAAGAACATAGCTACACCCTTCAGCTCCTTTGTAATCTTTGAGACAAATAACAGATTGTATCTGAACTCAAGTATATGCATAACATTAGTTATCTTGTGGCCAAGAAATATGTATGTGGAGCCTAGATGTATTACTGTGGCTAGCTCTCCTATAGGTAGACACACTTTCCCTACATTAGTCTGTCCCAAGTGTTTTAAATCAAACAACATATCAATCCTATGCACCATATGATTAGAAGCTCCAGTGTCAATTATCCACTTAGGCTAATCTTCAGGAAGGGTTGCATTATGTATCATACCTGCTGCCATGGCTGAGCCATTATCCTCACTTCCTTTTTCAAGCATCTGAATGATTTGATTGTACTGTTCCTGTGTAAATTGAGGGATTCCACTTATTGCAGCCTGAGCAAGCTGGTTCTGAGCAAACTGGTTGTTGGTGAGATGGCCTACTGCTTGTGATGTTGAAGAATTCCCATAGATTGACATAACATTGTTGGAGAACTGATTCTCTCCAGTATAAGCAGCTGAGTTTTCTGAAGGATGCTTCTTCTTGGATTTGAAATCTGAGGGGTAGCCATGAAGCTTATAGCAGGTTTCCCTAGTGTAACCTTTGAAACTGCAGTAGTCACAATGCATCTGATTCTTCCTCTACTTGAAATTATTTGTAGGGTATGAGCTTCCTTTATTATTGAACATCACTTGATTATGATTCTGAAGGCCAGGGGAATAAGAGGCAGGATTAGAGGAGTATGGAGCAGGACCAGTCTTATTGGTAACTGAGATGAATTAGGGTGACCTTTACTGGTGAACAAGGCTGTTCCCTTATGAATTTCTGCTACATTTGAGGAATGATTAGCCAAGGACCTTCTACTTTCTTCTGAAATGATCATAGAATAGGCTTTGTTTATAGAGAGAATAGGTGACATATTCAGAATATGATTGCTCGACTGTGCATAGGACTCAATCAGTCCCATTAAGAATTGTAACAACCTCTGATACTCAAAGTGTTCTATATATCTCTTTGATTCTTCACAACCACAACCAGGACAAGGCATAAGTGCATCAAATTCAGCCCAAAACTCCTTCAATTTAGAGAAATTAGAGGACACTGATGAGATGCCCTGTGACAGAGTAGCAATTTGTTTGTGCAAGTATAGGACCCTCAAGCCATTCACCTTTTCAAAGCTTTCTCTAAGGTCACTCCACACCTTGTGTGCACTTGTAGCATACACCATTCCACTTAATAGCTCAACACTCACAAAATTCATTATCTATGAAAGCACAATAACATTACACTTTTCCCACAGATCATGAATAGAAGGATCAAATTTATCCTTAGAACATCTTCCATCTACAAAACCTAGTTTGCTCTTGCCTAGTAAACTAATACGCATAGAGCTGCTCCACAGAGCATAATTTTCATGTTCAGTTAGTTTAATTGAGATGAGAGAGCTACCTGGAGTATCAGACGGTTGGAGAAATAGAGGATGATATTGATCGACAACTATAGCACCCACACGACTTGGATCTGCCACTGGAGTTGCATCAGCAGTCGTATCTTCAATTCCTGTGCCTGAGCTTGTACCACCGGCTCCGATCACCATTGAAGATAAAAAATCGAGATCTTAGGATAGAATCGAACACAGAGAAACCAAAAAAATACCTAATTGCTCAAGGACAACTCAACCTAAGACGAGGTGAATCAAAGCAATTGCATAGATGACGACCAACGAGTTCTAGATACAGAAATCAATTTCAAGCAATCTGCGTGAATTGATCGTCTTCACGGGCTCTGATGCCATATTGAATTATAGAACTAATTGATCGAGTTAGAGAGAAGAATGAACTCATTTCATATAATGAAATCTGCAACTAACTTTTGTACAGAAGCTATGTATATATACAAGTACATCTAACCAACTCTAACTAATTTCCACTAACTACCTCTATTAACTTAGCTAGTGACAGCTGTCACCTAAGGTCCTAACTGCCTAACAGAATAAGCTAGAATAGCTGCTTGACTGTTATGGCTCATACTCGATTCTTCAACATATTGCCCATCTTATTGCTTTTAACTTGTTTTAAGCAgtttttaacttattttaagTACTTTTTAACTTTGTCAAACACTTAAAaaagctaaaaaaaaaaaaaacacttaaaAACTGATTTGATCAGCttaaaagccaatccaaacaccctctaaGCCATTGCCGCTCGTGGAATTAGATCTATCGAGATATGGTAGAATGATAGTATTCCATCCATTTTCATTTGATTAAAGGCTTAACATTTTCTTTCTTCTGATAGACAGGTTTTCCCTGACTAAAAAAAATCACCGATTTGTTTATTTGCTCTCAACACTTGAGTAAGCAAGCATCTTTATTAATGGAGCAGTGTAGGTTGCCTGCAGATGGGAGATTAGGCTTTTTCTTTTTAACTGAAATTTTCTTGAGAGAACTACAGAAATAGCAACAGATAGTATCTACCAACAATTAGCCATTAAGTCATGCTACCAAAAATAATTAGAAAAAGACGTCAATAATTTACAACATTCTAAAAACCTaagcaaaaatatatatttttaatgaatttggttggaaacatcctctctactccctcgggcaggggtaaggtctacgtacacattaTCCTCTCTAGACCTCACTtgtggaattttactgggttgttgttgttgaatttggtTGGAATTTGCTTAAGACACATAGATGAGGCAATATACAAAATTCGAGAAAGATTAAAGGTGATTAATGTGGTTCAATAATTCCTTAACTTGTTTGGATAGTTATTATCTATTGCATTGTATCGTATTATTACTTTAAATaaaatgtttgttttgattgttacttatattttattgtatcgtatcgttaaatctatCGTTTCGTAACgacgaaaagtgtcactttatggaacGACGAATTTGGTGTGGTGATATCGTtctcttgcttttttttttctcGTCTTACCatttcttattattaaataatcatattctATCATTTACcctacttttttatataataattttactcCGTAACCTATTTTTTCTtagtaatattgcaagtttattcttcatattgttggtgcatgataTCATGAAACAACCCAGTCTATCCAAACGttgtattcatcaaacaatacagtacaataaaatacgatacattatgaaaccaCATGTAACAACAATAAATTGTGGTTAGTGTTTACGTTTCAAAATTTAATGTCACGTAGGGGTGTACATGGGTCGGGTTGGTTCagattttctaattaccaaaccaaaccaattgtattgggttattaaatctaaataccaaactaaaccaataaaagtcgggttTTCTAATCtcggtttttct
This region of Nicotiana tomentosiformis chromosome 4, ASM39032v3, whole genome shotgun sequence genomic DNA includes:
- the LOC138909354 gene encoding uncharacterized protein; translated protein: MNFVSVELLSGMVYATSAHKVWSDLRESFEKVNGLRVLYLHKQIATLSQGISSVSSNFSKLKEFWAEFDALMPCPGCGCEESKRYIEHFEYQRLLQFLMGLIESYAQSSNHILNMSPILSINKAYSMIISEESRRSLANHSSNVAEIHKGTALFTSKGHPNSSQLPIRLVLLHTPLILPLIPLAFRIIIK
- the LOC138909355 gene encoding uncharacterized protein — protein: MVIGAGGTSSGTGIEDTTADATPVADPSRVGAIVVDQYHPLFLQPSDTPGSSLISIKLTEHENYALWSSSMRISLLGKSKLGFVDGRCSKDKFDPSIHDLWEKCNVIVLS